One genomic segment of Marinobacter sp. F4206 includes these proteins:
- a CDS encoding LysE/ArgO family amino acid transporter, whose translation MLESYLTGLVVCGGIIVAIGAQNAYILSQAIRREHHWWSAGICMIADVSLFTLGMFGVSAALMAMPQALEILRWLGVVFLGWLAVQAFYRASRGRAALEAGEITRRSLKGVLFTTLAVTLLNPQVYLDTLLLIPAVGAQQENTTTFLAGASSASILWFTLVAWGGSALAPILSRPTAWRIIDGVIGLMMAGIALQLAFGGL comes from the coding sequence GTGCTGGAAAGTTATCTGACAGGATTGGTGGTCTGCGGTGGCATCATCGTGGCAATCGGTGCCCAGAATGCCTACATTCTGAGCCAGGCGATCCGCCGTGAGCATCATTGGTGGTCCGCCGGAATCTGCATGATCGCAGATGTGTCCCTGTTTACCCTGGGTATGTTTGGTGTCAGCGCGGCCCTGATGGCCATGCCCCAGGCGCTGGAAATCCTGCGCTGGCTGGGCGTGGTGTTTCTCGGCTGGCTGGCGGTGCAGGCATTTTACCGGGCCAGTCGCGGCCGCGCGGCCTTGGAAGCCGGCGAAATCACCCGGCGCAGCCTCAAGGGTGTGCTGTTTACCACCCTGGCGGTGACACTGCTCAACCCCCAGGTCTATCTCGATACCCTGCTGCTGATTCCCGCGGTGGGCGCGCAGCAGGAGAACACCACCACATTTCTGGCCGGTGCCAGCAGTGCTTCGATCCTGTGGTTCACGCTGGTGGCCTGGGGTGGTTCGGCATTGGCGCCCATCCTGTCGCGCCCGACGGCCTGGCGCATCATTGATGGTGTCATCGGTTTGATGATGGCCGGCATCGCCCTGCAGCTCGCCTTTGGTGGATTGTAA
- a CDS encoding DUF4442 domain-containing protein: MNRKIRQWFASAGALRRRLTTFGPYLGAGVKVTHIADDFSTATVEMRQHWFNTNYVGTHFGGSLYSMVDPLYMLLLMRRLGNDYIVWDKSASIEFVRPGKGTVTAHFDLTAVRLEEIRRKTEGGEKYLPEWDVEITDESGELVARVHKVLYVREKR, translated from the coding sequence ATGAACAGAAAAATCCGCCAGTGGTTTGCCAGCGCCGGGGCCTTGCGGCGCAGGTTGACCACCTTCGGGCCCTACCTGGGCGCCGGCGTCAAAGTGACTCATATCGCCGACGATTTCAGTACCGCGACGGTCGAAATGCGCCAGCACTGGTTCAACACCAACTACGTAGGTACCCACTTCGGCGGGTCGCTCTACAGCATGGTGGACCCCCTCTACATGCTGTTGCTGATGCGCCGGCTCGGTAACGATTACATCGTGTGGGACAAATCGGCCAGTATCGAGTTTGTCCGGCCGGGCAAGGGCACGGTGACTGCGCACTTCGATCTGACGGCAGTTCGTCTGGAGGAGATCCGCCGCAAAACCGAGGGCGGTGAGAAATACCTGCCTGAGTGGGACGTTGAGATAACGGACGAAAGCGGCGAGCTGGTCGCCCGGGTTCACAAGGTTCTTTACGTGCGCGAGAAACGATAG
- a CDS encoding C40 family peptidase, with the protein MAVTLRQSLILVILAFALGGCASNQNLRTGSGSGLAPIEPVHSSEKAQRLWQVYERYAGVPYEYGGTSAQGFDCSGFILTAYREGLGQQLPRTTSQMLRYGKAIAPGAIQPGDLVFFRIRGKEQHAGIYMGNDRFIHASTSVGVTQSKLDGYYWKDRFTEARRFD; encoded by the coding sequence ATGGCAGTCACGCTCAGACAATCACTGATACTCGTGATTCTGGCCTTTGCGCTGGGCGGCTGTGCCAGCAACCAGAACCTGCGAACCGGAAGCGGTAGCGGGCTTGCACCGATTGAACCGGTTCACTCATCGGAAAAAGCCCAGAGGCTCTGGCAGGTCTATGAGCGTTATGCAGGCGTGCCCTACGAGTATGGTGGCACCTCGGCCCAGGGGTTCGATTGCTCCGGGTTTATCCTCACCGCCTACCGGGAAGGGCTCGGCCAGCAGTTACCCCGCACAACCTCACAGATGCTCCGGTATGGCAAAGCCATTGCACCCGGGGCCATCCAACCGGGCGACCTGGTGTTCTTCCGAATCCGGGGCAAGGAGCAGCATGCCGGCATCTACATGGGCAATGACCGCTTTATCCATGCCTCCACGTCCGTCGGTGTCACCCAGTCGAAGCTGGACGGTTACTATTGGAAAGACCGGTTTACCGAGGCTCGGCGGTTCGACTAG
- a CDS encoding SOS response-associated peptidase: MCGRFTFYTPPETLINHFFPDGLEVIGHFDPEYNIPPGVGIPLIRTSMNGTFILTHSHWGFRPVWAGDTAPAPINARAETVATSRYFREAFAHHRCLIPANGWYEWKQTERGKEPYYLTPANPEQTPAIFFAGIWTPREGDNTTACAIITEPASETLKHIHDRQPVVLDPDCLSGWLDPSLTDRDGIRAATHRLPVTQLEAFPVSTEVNNPRHNTPDLINRA, translated from the coding sequence ATGTGCGGAAGATTCACCTTTTATACACCCCCGGAAACGCTGATCAACCATTTTTTCCCGGACGGGCTGGAGGTGATCGGTCACTTCGACCCTGAGTACAACATTCCTCCGGGGGTGGGCATTCCACTGATTCGCACCAGCATGAACGGTACGTTCATCCTGACGCACTCGCACTGGGGCTTCAGGCCGGTGTGGGCAGGCGACACGGCCCCTGCCCCGATCAACGCCCGGGCTGAAACCGTGGCCACCTCCAGGTATTTCAGGGAGGCTTTCGCCCACCACCGCTGTCTGATCCCGGCCAACGGCTGGTATGAATGGAAACAGACTGAGCGTGGCAAGGAGCCTTACTACCTGACGCCCGCCAATCCAGAGCAAACCCCAGCCATTTTCTTTGCCGGCATCTGGACACCGAGAGAGGGCGACAACACCACCGCCTGCGCGATCATCACCGAACCGGCCAGCGAGACCCTCAAGCACATCCACGACCGCCAGCCAGTGGTACTGGATCCTGATTGCCTCAGTGGCTGGCTGGATCCTTCCCTCACTGACCGCGATGGCATTCGTGCGGCCACCCATCGCCTCCCGGTGACTCAGCTGGAGGCGTTCCCGGTCTCGACCGAGGTCAACAACCCGCGCCACAACACGCCAGATCTGATCAACAGGGCCTGA
- the arfB gene encoding alternative ribosome rescue aminoacyl-tRNA hydrolase ArfB: MLKLSNAVELADWEIDITQIRAQGAGGQNVNKVASAVHLRFDILHSSLPPFYKERLMALNDQRISKDGILIIKAQSFRTLELNKEDALKRLKDLILEAVKPRKARRPTKPSRSAQRKRVDRKTQKGKTKALRGKVQV, translated from the coding sequence ATGCTGAAACTATCCAATGCTGTTGAACTTGCCGACTGGGAGATCGACATCACCCAGATCCGGGCCCAGGGAGCCGGCGGCCAGAACGTGAACAAGGTCGCCTCGGCCGTTCATCTGAGATTCGATATCCTGCACTCGAGCCTGCCTCCGTTCTACAAGGAGCGCCTGATGGCGCTGAATGACCAGCGTATCAGCAAGGACGGCATCCTTATTATCAAAGCACAATCCTTCCGGACATTGGAGCTGAACAAGGAAGACGCCCTGAAACGTCTGAAGGACCTGATACTGGAAGCGGTCAAGCCACGCAAGGCCCGCCGGCCTACCAAGCCGTCCCGCTCTGCTCAGCGCAAGCGGGTGGACCGCAAGACCCAGAAGGGCAAGACCAAGGCGCTTCGGGGCAAGGTTCAGGTTTGA
- a CDS encoding alpha/beta hydrolase, which translates to MLWILLAIVALIIVVTLVLFRVEDLSHLDNHDHPVRDGVPSDAHQEVLGRIRELGQSSRGLRGKARLTALREHMDGLSEGLDLKSEFRACDSPRGEWVIAPGVDTRRRVLYIHGGAWAAGSPRSHRAITDQFSHLANAAVFAVDYRLMPENRYMDGVRDCRKAYAWLLKHGPDGPGEASFVVIAGDSAGGSHALGLLAWVRDNGLRQADAAVALSPSTDLTLTAPSNRDNIRTDPLLGPAFGGLSKIPLPVIWWATLAAFRVSPASAVASPVRGDLRNLPPTLIHASDTEMLLDNARRYTAKARAEGSPVELHTWAGMVHVWHIFVSLLPEADEAFEDIGEFLQRVEAGGDEAKAVQT; encoded by the coding sequence ATGCTCTGGATTCTTCTGGCTATCGTTGCACTGATTATCGTCGTTACTCTCGTGCTGTTCCGGGTCGAAGATTTATCCCACCTCGACAATCACGACCACCCGGTCCGGGACGGAGTTCCGAGCGACGCTCACCAGGAAGTGCTTGGCCGCATCCGTGAACTCGGGCAAAGCTCCCGTGGGCTCCGGGGCAAGGCACGCCTGACCGCGTTGCGGGAACACATGGACGGCCTGAGCGAGGGCCTGGACCTGAAATCCGAGTTTCGTGCCTGCGACAGCCCCAGGGGGGAATGGGTGATTGCACCGGGCGTCGACACCCGTCGACGCGTCCTGTACATCCACGGCGGCGCTTGGGCTGCCGGCAGCCCCAGGAGCCATCGAGCGATCACCGATCAATTCTCCCACCTGGCCAACGCGGCGGTATTTGCCGTGGATTACCGGCTGATGCCAGAGAATCGTTACATGGACGGTGTCCGGGATTGCCGGAAAGCCTATGCCTGGCTGCTAAAACACGGGCCGGACGGCCCCGGGGAGGCTTCCTTCGTGGTCATTGCCGGTGATTCCGCAGGCGGCAGCCACGCGCTCGGACTGCTGGCCTGGGTCCGTGACAATGGACTTCGCCAGGCCGATGCCGCGGTGGCCCTGTCGCCATCCACCGACCTGACCCTGACAGCCCCCAGCAACCGGGATAACATCCGAACCGATCCGCTGCTCGGGCCGGCCTTCGGGGGGCTCTCAAAAATCCCCTTACCGGTCATCTGGTGGGCAACCCTCGCCGCGTTTCGGGTGTCCCCGGCCAGTGCCGTCGCGTCCCCGGTACGGGGTGATCTGCGCAATCTTCCGCCGACCCTGATTCACGCCAGCGATACCGAAATGCTACTGGACAACGCCCGCCGGTATACCGCCAAGGCCCGGGCCGAAGGCTCACCGGTGGAGCTGCACACCTGGGCCGGCATGGTCCATGTGTGGCACATTTTCGTGTCACTGCTGCCCGAGGCGGACGAAGCGTTCGAAGATATTGGCGAGTTCTTGCAGAGGGTCGAAGCCGGCGGTGACGAGGCAAAGGCCGTTCAAACCTGA
- a CDS encoding DUF2007 domain-containing protein produces the protein MQIAYRARDITEAHIVAGLLNANGIEAHVGGHYLQGAMGEIGAAGFSNVHVEDEDLYRARELVREYEAGGHATVAADGGDDKPDFYARWFLLALAIVAVFLINLY, from the coding sequence ATGCAAATAGCCTATCGGGCCCGAGACATCACCGAGGCACACATCGTTGCGGGATTGCTCAACGCCAACGGCATTGAAGCCCATGTGGGTGGGCACTACCTGCAGGGCGCCATGGGAGAAATCGGTGCAGCCGGCTTCAGCAATGTCCATGTTGAGGACGAAGATCTGTACCGGGCCAGAGAGCTGGTCCGCGAATACGAGGCGGGTGGTCATGCGACCGTCGCGGCTGATGGCGGCGACGACAAGCCGGATTTTTACGCCCGCTGGTTCCTGCTGGCACTCGCCATCGTCGCAGTGTTTCTGATCAATCTCTACTAA
- a CDS encoding SDR family oxidoreductase: MANQPVMLITGASSGIGAATARAAAEQGYRLVLAARSEEKLTGLARELGGDSNVLTVQCDVQDGDHQKAMVEKARSTFGQIDAVFANAGRGGEPGGFSKADPEVWKDMILTNIYGVGLTVQHCLPALRESKGHLLLTGSAAGRVTIPGSMYSATKWAVSAIGYGVREELRGSGIRVTLIEPGMVDTPFFDERPEHALKPEDIANAVMYAVSQPAHVDVNEILVRPTPAEK, encoded by the coding sequence ATGGCAAATCAGCCGGTTATGCTAATTACAGGCGCGTCTTCCGGTATTGGCGCGGCCACTGCGAGAGCGGCCGCCGAACAGGGTTATCGACTGGTCCTGGCGGCGCGTTCCGAGGAAAAACTTACCGGGCTGGCCCGGGAGCTGGGGGGCGACTCAAACGTTCTGACGGTCCAGTGTGATGTTCAGGATGGCGATCACCAGAAGGCGATGGTCGAAAAGGCACGGTCGACCTTCGGACAGATTGATGCGGTTTTTGCCAATGCGGGTCGCGGTGGTGAACCTGGCGGGTTCAGCAAAGCCGATCCGGAAGTCTGGAAAGACATGATCCTGACCAACATCTATGGTGTGGGTCTGACGGTGCAGCACTGCCTGCCGGCACTCCGGGAGAGTAAGGGGCATCTGCTGCTGACCGGCTCCGCCGCCGGTCGGGTAACGATTCCGGGCTCCATGTACAGTGCGACCAAGTGGGCGGTATCCGCTATCGGTTATGGCGTTCGCGAAGAGCTTCGGGGTTCCGGAATCCGCGTCACCTTGATTGAGCCGGGTATGGTGGACACGCCGTTCTTTGATGAGCGCCCGGAACATGCGCTGAAGCCGGAGGACATTGCCAATGCGGTGATGTACGCGGTGTCCCAGCCTGCCCATGTTGATGTGAACGAGATTCTGGTGCGTCCTACGCCTGCCGAAAAATAG
- a CDS encoding organic hydroperoxide resistance protein — MSIEQVAYRASAEATGGRDGRAISSDGVLDVELTTPKELGGAGGKGTNPEQLFAAGYSACFIGAMKFVAGRDKLDMPEDASIEGTVGIGQIPGGFGIEVELGISLPGMDDVQAKQLIDEAHKVCPYSNATRGNIDVTLKRVD, encoded by the coding sequence ATGTCAATTGAACAGGTAGCTTACCGTGCCTCTGCAGAAGCCACCGGCGGTCGTGATGGCCGTGCCATTTCCTCCGACGGTGTACTGGATGTCGAGCTGACCACGCCGAAGGAGCTCGGCGGTGCCGGTGGCAAAGGCACTAACCCTGAGCAGTTGTTTGCCGCGGGTTATTCCGCCTGTTTTATCGGCGCCATGAAGTTTGTGGCCGGCCGTGACAAGCTCGACATGCCGGAAGATGCCTCGATTGAAGGCACGGTCGGTATCGGGCAGATCCCGGGCGGGTTTGGAATCGAGGTAGAGCTGGGCATCAGTCTGCCCGGTATGGACGATGTCCAGGCCAAGCAGCTGATTGATGAAGCGCACAAGGTCTGCCCATACTCCAATGCCACCCGTGGCAACATCGATGTAACCCTCAAACGCGTCGACTAG
- a CDS encoding SDR family oxidoreductase, with protein MNPDERVALVTGGAKGIGRGIVQHLASKGWNVVFSDLDDAVGKQLEQDGQGQLKFVAGDVASESDVERLLEETLSWGGHLNAVINNAGIADPETGPVEALSLEHWQRRLDVNLTGPFLVTKHAVPHLRKSRGAIVNMASTRALQSEPETEAYAATKGGIVALTHALAMSLGPEIRVNCISPGWIDTRAHQGSAEGVPPLAKSDHAQHPAGRVGVPDDIASLVGYLISPKAGFITGQNFVVDGGMVRKMIYED; from the coding sequence GTGAATCCTGATGAACGAGTTGCGTTGGTAACCGGCGGTGCGAAGGGCATTGGCCGGGGTATTGTCCAGCATCTGGCCAGCAAAGGCTGGAACGTGGTTTTCAGCGATCTCGACGACGCTGTCGGTAAACAATTGGAACAAGATGGCCAGGGGCAGCTGAAGTTTGTTGCCGGCGATGTGGCCAGCGAATCCGATGTCGAGCGGCTGCTTGAGGAAACCCTGTCCTGGGGCGGTCACCTGAATGCCGTCATCAACAACGCCGGTATCGCCGATCCTGAAACCGGTCCTGTCGAAGCACTGAGCCTTGAACACTGGCAGCGTCGGCTGGATGTGAATCTCACCGGCCCGTTTTTGGTGACCAAGCACGCGGTTCCGCACCTGAGAAAATCTCGCGGTGCCATCGTGAACATGGCCTCCACCCGAGCCCTGCAGTCCGAACCGGAGACCGAAGCCTATGCGGCCACCAAGGGCGGTATTGTCGCTCTGACTCACGCCCTCGCCATGAGCCTTGGCCCGGAGATCAGGGTGAATTGCATCAGTCCCGGCTGGATAGATACCCGGGCCCACCAGGGCAGCGCCGAAGGCGTTCCGCCGCTGGCCAAATCGGATCACGCTCAACATCCGGCCGGCCGGGTCGGTGTGCCTGATGACATCGCATCATTGGTGGGTTATCTGATATCGCCGAAAGCCGGCTTCATTACCGGCCAGAACTTCGTCGTCGACGGAGGCATGGTCCGCAAGATGATTTACGAGGATTAG
- the thpR gene encoding RNA 2',3'-cyclic phosphodiesterase, whose protein sequence is MPRLFFALEIPAPVKNRLLQVRAPVAGAKWQSAGQLHLTLLFLGNVDVETLPELSLALRELPLARFELEVRGVGCFGQPQTPRNLWAGVSPEGPVTAVNATLKERLGRLGFHFEKRPFRPHITLARFRKQRGSVTGLLAEHSEDCFGRLPVDEIVLLESTQGGAGSVYTVVERFPLSKLAQ, encoded by the coding sequence ATGCCGCGGCTGTTCTTCGCCCTGGAAATTCCGGCGCCGGTCAAAAACAGACTACTGCAGGTGAGGGCTCCGGTTGCCGGTGCCAAATGGCAGAGTGCCGGGCAGCTGCACCTGACGCTGCTGTTTCTCGGCAATGTCGACGTGGAGACGCTTCCGGAACTTAGCCTGGCTCTGCGGGAGCTGCCGCTGGCCCGGTTCGAGCTGGAGGTGAGGGGTGTGGGGTGTTTCGGCCAACCGCAAACACCGCGCAACCTGTGGGCCGGGGTCAGTCCCGAGGGGCCGGTGACGGCGGTTAATGCCACCCTGAAAGAGCGGTTGGGGCGTCTCGGTTTCCATTTTGAGAAGCGACCGTTCCGGCCCCACATTACCCTGGCACGGTTCAGGAAACAGCGGGGTTCGGTGACCGGATTACTGGCGGAACACAGTGAGGACTGTTTTGGCAGGCTCCCGGTTGATGAGATTGTCCTGCTGGAAAGTACCCAGGGTGGCGCGGGTTCAGTCTACACCGTGGTCGAACGTTTCCCACTCTCAAAGCTCGCCCAGTAG
- the rluF gene encoding 23S rRNA pseudouridine(2604) synthase RluF, with translation MTTSSSTRLNKYISESGLCSRREADRYIEQGNVYINGKRATVGDQVLPTDTVKVNGQVIEPRAEEDLVFIAVNKPVGIVSTTDTAEKQNIQRFVGHSERIFPIGRLDKDSQGLIFMTSNGDLVNKILRAGNNHEKEYLVTVDKPITKDFIKGMASGVPILGTVTKPCKVQQESRFVFRIILVQGLNRQIRRMCEHFGYDVTKLERIRIMNISLGGLPVGQWRDLTSKELAVLFDAIKDSSSEAPAGTRKQPRPAKPGSRPGGKGSGNKARKPGTGNKPVGKSPGKPPGRSKGTPPISRKPKKQRQRSPKR, from the coding sequence ATGACCACCAGTTCCTCCACCCGTCTGAACAAATACATCAGCGAAAGCGGACTCTGCTCGCGGCGGGAGGCCGACCGTTACATCGAACAGGGCAACGTCTACATCAACGGTAAACGCGCCACGGTGGGTGATCAGGTGTTGCCCACCGATACGGTTAAGGTCAACGGCCAGGTGATTGAGCCCAGGGCGGAAGAAGATCTGGTGTTCATTGCCGTCAACAAGCCGGTCGGCATCGTCAGCACCACGGACACCGCCGAGAAGCAGAATATCCAGCGGTTTGTCGGTCACAGTGAACGGATATTCCCCATTGGCCGGCTGGACAAGGACTCCCAGGGGCTGATCTTCATGACCAGCAACGGTGACCTGGTGAACAAGATTCTCCGGGCCGGGAACAACCACGAGAAGGAATACCTGGTCACCGTCGACAAGCCCATCACCAAAGACTTTATCAAGGGCATGGCCAGCGGCGTACCGATCCTCGGCACCGTTACCAAGCCGTGCAAGGTCCAGCAGGAATCCCGGTTCGTGTTTCGGATCATCCTGGTTCAGGGCCTGAATCGCCAGATCCGCCGGATGTGCGAACACTTCGGCTACGACGTCACCAAGCTTGAACGCATCCGCATCATGAACATCAGCCTGGGCGGCTTGCCGGTCGGCCAGTGGCGGGATCTCACGAGCAAGGAGCTGGCAGTGCTGTTCGATGCCATCAAGGATTCCTCATCGGAAGCCCCGGCGGGAACACGGAAACAGCCCCGTCCTGCCAAACCAGGCAGCCGTCCCGGTGGCAAGGGCTCCGGCAACAAGGCGCGAAAGCCCGGCACTGGCAACAAGCCGGTCGGGAAATCCCCGGGCAAACCGCCAGGGCGCTCGAAAGGCACGCCTCCGATCAGCCGCAAACCCAAAAAACAGCGACAGCGCAGCCCCAAGCGCTAG
- a CDS encoding ATP-binding cassette domain-containing protein, whose protein sequence is MTTLTLEKLSVGSLEGVDLSLHGGDIVCVSGPSGSGKSRLLRAVADLDPHEGKVRLDDTSQEAVPGHVWRQQVMLVPADSQWWFEDVGSHFGPDARDVPGALGFPPEVMDWAVNRLSSGERQRLAVLRALARNPRVLLLDEPTANLDDAMTRQVEDWLVEEIRKRDLPVIWVAHDIAQIERVSGRHYCIRGHTLELMHGSH, encoded by the coding sequence GTGACGACGTTGACCCTGGAAAAGCTCTCCGTGGGATCGCTAGAGGGAGTGGATCTCTCGCTTCACGGCGGTGACATCGTCTGTGTGTCCGGGCCCTCTGGCAGCGGCAAGAGTCGCCTGCTTCGGGCTGTAGCAGACCTGGACCCCCACGAGGGTAAGGTGCGGCTGGATGATACCTCCCAGGAGGCGGTGCCCGGGCATGTCTGGCGCCAGCAGGTGATGCTGGTGCCGGCGGACAGTCAGTGGTGGTTCGAGGACGTGGGTTCACATTTTGGCCCGGATGCCCGGGACGTTCCCGGCGCGCTCGGATTCCCGCCTGAGGTGATGGATTGGGCCGTGAACCGGTTGTCGTCGGGGGAGCGACAGCGTCTGGCTGTCTTGCGGGCTCTGGCCCGGAATCCCAGAGTCTTGCTGCTGGACGAACCCACCGCGAACCTGGATGACGCCATGACCCGTCAGGTCGAAGACTGGCTGGTTGAGGAAATCCGGAAACGGGACCTGCCGGTGATCTGGGTTGCCCACGATATCGCCCAGATTGAACGGGTGTCCGGCAGGCATTACTGCATTCGGGGCCATACGCTGGAGCTGATGCATGGAAGTCATTGA
- the fetB gene encoding iron export ABC transporter permease subunit FetB, which produces MEVIDLAWWKLALAAALILVLAGVSLASRLGVARSLLIAATRTVIQLALIGLVLEALFASSEFYWVALMATVMLLVAGREVMARQQRRLRGFWSFGIGTGAMFVSSFTVTVLTLVVVIGPEPWYAPQYAIPLLGMMLGNTMTGVALSLDRLNESVWSQRTIIENRLMLGEPWREALEDIRRHAMRSGMMPSINAMAAAGIVSLPGMMTGQILAGSPPAVAVKYQILVMLTITVGTGFGTLMAVSWGSRRLFDDRERLRLDRLLTQKNR; this is translated from the coding sequence ATGGAAGTCATTGATCTCGCCTGGTGGAAGCTGGCGCTGGCCGCCGCGCTCATTCTGGTGTTGGCAGGTGTCAGCCTGGCAAGCCGGCTTGGCGTTGCCCGCAGTCTGCTCATTGCCGCTACGCGCACGGTCATCCAGCTTGCGCTGATCGGGTTGGTGCTGGAAGCACTGTTCGCGTCGTCTGAGTTTTACTGGGTAGCCCTGATGGCCACCGTTATGCTGCTGGTGGCCGGCCGGGAAGTCATGGCGCGCCAGCAGCGCCGGTTGCGGGGGTTCTGGTCCTTCGGCATCGGCACCGGTGCCATGTTTGTCTCCTCATTTACGGTGACAGTGCTGACACTGGTGGTCGTCATTGGTCCCGAGCCCTGGTACGCGCCACAATATGCCATTCCATTGCTGGGCATGATGCTGGGTAACACCATGACCGGTGTGGCCCTGAGCCTGGACCGTCTGAACGAATCGGTCTGGAGCCAGCGCACGATCATCGAGAACCGCCTGATGCTTGGCGAGCCCTGGCGTGAGGCCCTTGAAGACATCCGCAGGCACGCCATGCGAAGCGGTATGATGCCGTCCATCAACGCGATGGCCGCCGCCGGGATCGTCAGCCTGCCGGGCATGATGACCGGCCAGATATTGGCGGGCAGCCCGCCGGCGGTGGCGGTGAAATACCAGATCCTGGTGATGCTCACGATAACCGTCGGTACCGGTTTCGGAACGCTTATGGCCGTGTCCTGGGGCAGTCGACGGCTGTTCGATGATCGTGAGCGGCTCCGGCTGGACCGTTTGTTAACACAGAAGAATCGATAA
- a CDS encoding GTP-binding protein, producing the protein MKKSIPTNLILGFLGVGKTTAILDLLKAKPESEVWAVLVNEFGEVGIDGAMLQSEGAVIKEIPGGCMCCVAGLPMQVGLNQLIRQARPDRLIIEPTGLGHPSQILQILTDEHYATVLELGPVITLVDPRKLEDPRVLENVQFRDQVAAADILVANKTDLASPEQIGAFERWAAALASPKQAVFRTSQGRLSPEWLDGQTDLPTVTTPHAHHHHQQKSVAPVPDIQEEPWQRVRNEGQGYVSLGWRIHPELRFDEQRLMALAMDSRFERFKAVIHCLDGWRTLNMVDGSLSMMDSEPRDLSRIEVISAAELPETELDHAVQAAAGLQESASPSVRTL; encoded by the coding sequence ATGAAAAAATCCATTCCTACCAATCTGATCCTCGGTTTCCTGGGGGTCGGCAAAACCACGGCAATTCTGGACCTGCTGAAAGCCAAGCCCGAAAGCGAGGTGTGGGCCGTGCTGGTCAACGAATTTGGTGAAGTCGGCATTGACGGCGCGATGCTGCAGTCGGAGGGTGCCGTCATCAAGGAAATACCCGGCGGTTGCATGTGCTGCGTGGCCGGCTTGCCCATGCAGGTTGGTCTCAATCAGCTGATCAGGCAGGCCAGGCCTGATCGTCTGATTATCGAGCCGACGGGGTTGGGGCATCCGTCACAGATCCTCCAGATCCTGACCGACGAGCATTACGCCACGGTGCTTGAGCTCGGGCCGGTCATCACGCTGGTTGATCCACGCAAGCTTGAGGACCCTCGGGTTCTTGAGAATGTGCAATTCCGTGATCAGGTGGCGGCCGCCGACATTCTCGTCGCCAATAAAACTGATCTGGCCTCGCCGGAGCAGATTGGCGCCTTCGAGCGTTGGGCTGCCGCCCTGGCGTCCCCAAAGCAGGCCGTTTTCCGGACCAGTCAGGGCCGGCTGAGCCCCGAGTGGCTGGATGGCCAGACCGATTTGCCCACAGTAACGACGCCCCACGCCCATCATCATCACCAACAGAAAAGCGTTGCGCCCGTGCCCGACATTCAGGAAGAGCCCTGGCAACGGGTCCGAAACGAGGGGCAGGGGTACGTCAGCCTGGGCTGGCGGATCCATCCGGAACTCCGGTTCGATGAGCAGCGACTCATGGCTTTGGCCATGGACAGCCGGTTTGAGAGGTTCAAGGCGGTTATTCACTGCCTGGACGGTTGGCGCACGCTCAACATGGTGGATGGTTCATTGTCGATGATGGATAGTGAACCCCGCGATCTGTCCCGGATTGAGGTCATCAGTGCCGCGGAGTTGCCGGAAACCGAGTTGGACCATGCGGTCCAGGCGGCTGCGGGGCTTCAGGAGTCAGCTAGCCCCAGTGTCCGAACGCTATGA